In the genome of Silurus meridionalis isolate SWU-2019-XX chromosome 17, ASM1480568v1, whole genome shotgun sequence, the window TTTAAATTGGTATTTAGCAAAACCACCTGTCAAACATGTGAGCGCTTTTTACTCGGTGCCCATGAACCCATGAGCCTGGAAATGGCAGGATTATATGTCGGTAGGTCGGACGGCTAAGCTTTAGCTAGCGAGTCTGTGTAAGACCTGATAGCTTGTCCACCCgtctgtatttgttttattttatttaattaacggTATATATTACTTTAGAAATTTtcgaaattttatttttttcttaataactTTCAAATAATATGATTGAACATTTGTATAATAGCGGAATAATTAGCGGTTAGTCAAATGTATCCAGCCTGACTAGCCTGCTACATGTCACCGGTGTGGTCAAGTCCAGTTATTTAAAGTAACAACTTCCTGTCTAAAAGATATACCTTTAGCCTGAtgtattatgattttattataatttttaattattgttaaaaGTATGTTAAGAGAGCTATACATACAGATTCACATTTTCgaattttttttgctacatatatttaaaaaaagtaaaaaaaaataataataaaaatattatttatattatagtattaataataaaatattcgtGTACagtttagaaatattttatcAATTATTTCTATCCCTATTTGTAACTGTAGCCTGGACAGTTTTAATTTAGATGTCTTGTAAAACCCGTTTGtgttagaaaatatatttaaaaagcaaatgatCCAGCTTTTGTAAACCAATGGCTTTTGCTGACTCAGTCATTTAAAACGTGTAGCTTCTGTCATGGCTGAACATTCCCcatgtgtgtgatgtatttGTGAGGATGCCTGAGGCCTCACTGAGATGGTTGCTTTACAGTAAGTGTACCTTCACAGCTACTTCAGAGCTCAGAGTGAAGTCTGAGACGTTTATCCAGTATTTAGTGGGTTTGggatcttttatatataatataatatatttatatttatatatatatatatatatatatatatatatatatatatatataagtttcatATGACAGTGGAGGAGATTGATATCATACGGGTATCAGGGATCATCAGGAATGCCATAGTGCCATTTCGCTGGCAAGATAATATGTAAAAGGTGTTCTTGCTGGGTTATTAACTTGCGTAATAAGCGATCAGAAGCATCTTTTGTGGGTTTTGTGTAGAAATGTTAGTAACTGATGGCAAAAGAAAGCCTTGTGGATCTCAGTGCTCGCATAAGTGAAGCGCTCCTGTACGTTGGCAGTGAAGCATAACCTTAACCCAATGTCCCTTATTTTTGTGCAGGTTGCCAGATCTTGTGGAGGCTTGTGTGCCAGTTAATGTATAGAGTAAAAAGGGTGAAACTTGAAGACGAAAACGAAGGAAGTTGGAAAAGGTATTAACAAAAGAATTTATAATAAGGTATAATCGGTGGGTGTTTTCCTAAtttgactgactgactgtttTTGTGTTCAGTTTTGCAGCTGTCAAGATGACCGCGGTAGACGACCTTTCAGACAGCACCGAAGTGGTGGAGATGGAAGACGTACCCTCGCAGTTTTTCGTGGAAAAGCACTCGTGGGACGGCCTGCGTGAGATCATCCACGGAAGTCGGAAATACTCTGGAATGATCATCAACAAGGCGCCCCACGACTTCCAGTTTGTTCAGAAAAACGACGAATTTAGCCCTCATTCCCATCGACTGTACTATCTTGGTAATCTTTCTCTTGAATCATAGAGAGAAAAGGTATAACTCAGAATATGCTGAAGAGAGCAATCATTAATTTTAGCTCGCAGTAGGAATTATTCCCTGATGACTAATTTAAAGCAGCATAATAGATGCAGGGtgctttaacatttaatatacatttgtgtgtatatatatatatatatatatatatatatatatatatatatatatatatatatattctgaactataatttataaatatacattactAACATCAATATTATTGATTAACTACTCTGTCTGGTTCTGTTTCTATGGTTTAGGTATGCCCTATGGGAGCAGGGAAAACTCATTATTGTACTCTGAAATTCCTAAGAAGATCAGAAAAGAAGCTCTTCTGGTTTTATCCTGGAAGCAGATGTTAGATCATTTTCAGGTAATTTACTTCCTGATAGCCTGCCTTTCATTCTTAAGGTTTGGCATGAATAGTTTGTGCTGCAACGACCAatgactttgttttttttatacaaaagcaCTGGTGAATGTCCATTTTAACGATGGAAAATAATTCAAGataatgtataattatgtaGTGAGGAGAAAAGTATAAACACTAATTACACTATTTGTGTGCACTGGAACCCTTTACCTAAATGTATGTTATACggtataattaatatttaaggtGTAATTATCAAAATGTAGATATTATCTGAATAACAGGCATGTTTGTGTGCAAGTAGCATATGCGCATAAAGGTTATGGTCCTACTCTCATATCTCATGgcgtatttttattaataatttttatatcaCCACTAAAACACACCAGAtgcattttgaattattttggtttgatttatttatcaatgAGTGATTTGTTCACAATGGAAACCATGCTTTAATTAAAGATGACCAATACATTCTTACCAGGTTGACTACTAATGTAAGGGAATAGTCTTAAATACATACAACTTTTAGTTGCGGTCAGAGTACGGTTTAATTCTTTAACCACTTTTGGtctcaaaaacaacaaaatctcTAGATGTTTGTTTTCACCTGTCATCTAATTCAAACCTTGTGATTCTTGATTGTTGGAGCTACCAAAAAAGGGTGTTTTATTTGCAACAGCATTTATAACAAGCGCTTCTGCATGAGTCTCACTTGgagttctctcttttttttccccctccgcCTCTAGCTATCccttcatttctgtttttctatctttgtttttattttttttatcgtcctaaataaatgtatgtgagGGATAATAGTAATTGTGTcatatacatattaaatgtCTGCCAAGGCATATTCAGTAATtcctcatttgtttttcttgttttcatttcctgtgcacaaatctctGGTCCTATACATTTTGCTGAATATGTACCAATCAGTGACTCAACCAAAACCATTTTCCTGTTACACTGACTGGTAGAGTACTGCACACAGGCTGAcatctgtttttaaatgattatttagaTTTACAAGGTGtatcaacatttttaataatgttacaGAATTGCAGGAATCCCAAATGTGCCCTTGCTTTACTTGACTTtgagactgaaaaaaaaaatttgaggcTTCAATATAGTTACTTATTGTGGTCTTAAAGAACATGGAGCAACTAGGAGAAATGTCCCACATAGTTTATACGTTTGTACTTGTGTAAACAAGACTATGTACACTTAATAgccaatattatattttatcattttgcaATGAATGTGTTTGATTTATCTTGCTTGTCCAATCTACTGTTTGCAGTTGAATTTCTATTAGAGATTAATGAAGTATTTTATCGCTcgatctatttatttatcaatcaatTTCCACACAACCAGCAGAGAATCTGTAATTTTGTGTTGTCCTTTTGTGTGTCTTTTGCACAGGCAACTCCTCAGCATGGTGTGTACTCTCGGGAGGAGGAGCTCCTTCGCGAGAGAAAGCGTCTCGGTGTGTTCGGCATCACGTCCTACGACTACCATGCGCAAAGCGGCCTTTTCCTCTTCCAAGCTAGTAACAGCCTTTTCTATTGCCACGACGGTGGCCGTAACGGCTTCATTGTGAGTCATCGCAATATTTCGCAGTTCCTCGCTTTCTTTACAACCGGGCTGTAACAGTTTAACGTTATTTTTACTCTCTTATAAATTGCTACCTGTTCAGCAGGCAGCGCCCATGAAGCCTGTAGAGATTAAGACCCAGTGCTCAGGGATTCGCATGGACCCCAAGATCTGCCCAGGCGACCCCAGTTTTATCGCTTTCGTTAACAACAATGACCTGTGGGTGACTAATTTTGAAACCAgagaggagcgaaggctgactTTTTGTCATAAAGGTGAGCTAAATTTTGCAGCCTGGATACCCACACATTTAAACTTGCCTATATGGAATCATTTTAAAGTGACAGTAGCATTATGCAAGTACAGTTCCTAATGGAAATAGTTTTGTCATCAATAATCACTCCGTAGTGCTCATATACgtgttaataaaacaatataaacatcTGTTCTGATTAATCGCTTTCATTTTACTTTCGGTGTAGGCTTAAATAATGTAAAGGATGACCCAAAGTCGGCTGGTGTCGCGACCTTTGTGATTCAGGAGGAGTTTGACCGTTTTACCGGTTACTGGTGGTGTCCAACTGTTTCTGAAGGTTTGTTTGAGAATTCACTTTCACAAAGTTTAATAAAAGTAGTAGCAGTCTCTTTAGTGTTTGTCTTTTATTGAATGAAAGACACATTAGCTTTTATCTTTCTGCACTTGTTTTAGCTGCAGATGGTGGGAAAATCGTGCAGCTGCTCTATGAGGAGGTGGATGAGTCTGAGGTTGAGATCATTCATGTGCCTTCCCCAGCATTGGAGGAGCGCAAAGCAGATGTCTATAGATACCCGCGCACTGGTAATTATTTATGATATACACCATATATTGGAGAGAAACAgtactgtattgtgtgtgttaggtgttcATGAATAAAATTTAACAACCTTTGAGAATAATTccatataattaatacattgtCAATGCTGTGATACTTTGTCAGCTGGGGAACATTGTGCTAAAGTCATTGTTTAAGGTCAACTATCAAGGGAACAAGAAATAATTGGAACACTTAGCAGGTctttgtgttcattttattcaaatcaagctaacttttattatattgtttaattaatgcagATATCCAGTACACTTTAAGATTCTCTGTGGCACAATATGTGGATGGGGAGTAGAATGcaatcttttttgttgttgttttctctaATCAGAATTGGATTAATATAATAACTAATGCACCTGCATTTACTGTCTTTTTTGTGCTGAACTAATTTGTACTTTTATAGTGCACtgattcaattttttttctcaatttaagGGAGTAAAAACCCCCAGATCAGTTTAAAACTGGTAGAAATTCGAACCGATGTGGGTGGCGAGGTGAGTATCGAGTTCccttatttgtttcatttcaatttaaagATGGGGTTTTGTTTATCCACAGagggcacacacacatttgttttcttAGACATTTTGACATTCTTTATTGCCAGGCAGCTCTGCTAGCTGGCAAAAGGCTACTTATAGAGAAGTTATTACCAATATATGGCAATTTAGGGGATTGACTGCATGAACACAATTTGATGACAGTTCATACTCTACATTGAATAAGTTACATAGTTTTCATAAATGCATAAGCAATTGATCTTTCGCAATAACCCGCTCTCCTTAGCTACTGTTGCTATGTTCCACAAGCCATGCTGCCATGACAAGTAGACCTGTCAATCAAGCCTTTTGCGAAGGGTCAGTCATAATGTCCTCGAAAAATTTCACGGACTACCTCCAATGTTCAAAACATACTGCAAAATCGTCTATTACTGGCATTTCCTCTATTGGCCATCAACTGTGAGTGATGGCACTTCCCAGTACAAACATGCCCAATAATATAGTCCCACCCCTGACACTTGATTGACAGCTTTTAGTGTAAGGCTTtggaaattaaaatgcaaaaggAAGTGAGattttatttgagttttatCAGGGTACATACGTGACTAAGTGAAAACGCAAACTTGGTAATTAATATTGCTATTCAAATATGACAAGGTCATAACTTGTAAGACAGATAATACAGTTGCAAATGGACTTCGCTTTTCCATTTGAAATTAGGCAGTCGCTGTGCGTTCGCAAAAACGCAAACGTTAATGCAGGGTTTGCATTTGGATTATGTCACAATTTGTGCGTCCGCATATGgataacaaatacaatttgcaaATTCCTTTTAAATATTGTCTGTAATATCCTTCCATAGTGCACAGTTGATGAATCTGAGGTGAGATGAGAATGGAAATTTGTAGAGAGAATTAAAACTGTATTAAATTGCATTAAACTTGTACCACCTGTTTGTTTGCTTTGGGTCTCAGATTGTGAGCACACAAAACAAGGAGCTTGTTCTGCCTTTCACCACTCTCTTTCCTGGAGCTGAGTACATTGCACGGGCCGGCTGGACAAGAGATGGCAAATAGTACGTTGCCAACACAATGTTTTCCGGGTACTAAAATTAAATAACGTGGGCAGTATGGCGTACTTTCTGTCCTCTGTTTTGACATATAAACTGATGACGTTACTTTGTGTCGTGGCAGCGCTTGGGCAGTGTTGCTGGATCGCAGTCAGCAGAAGCTGCAGCTGGTTTTACTGCCTCCagctctgtttctgtctgtgagCCCAGAGGATCCACAGTGGGAGGAGCATGTGGCAGCCATGCCTGAAGGAGTACAGCCCTTCATCATTTATGAGGAGCTGACAGATATCTGGATCAATGTAAGCACAGTTATATGTTTCAATGGTAATGTGGGTGGGTTTTGTTTTACTTGTGAAATTTACTAGTTTATTTAGAGCACACTGGCATTTTTATGCAACCTATATAAAAGCATAATCTGACAGTGAGTTGATGTTCTCCACACTTGGTGCATGCAAAGTTGCTAATAAAGCAAGCCATCACAGGTGGGGATTTAATATGGCATAAAAGTTGTCAGGCTTCACTATAAAATAAGATGACTTAATTTGCTCTGTGAGGGTTTCCACAGGGTCCAAAgtctttttttagattttaaaatcaagattttatttttcagcgaTGGGGGGGCGCATTTTTAGCGAAACTTGcctttaaacaattaaatttagGGCTTGGTTAAGGTTGCTAACAACGTTAGCAATCTTATTTGTCTGTGTTTGATGTCGTGAGAAAGGCCTTCAATTTGACTTTGTGAGACCCGCAGAAACCCTGTTTACTCAAATTAGTATATTGCATGCCAGGGTCACTATTTTTCCTCAAGTCTTTGGTACAGTTCTGGAAATATTTGAGCTTTGAACACTCATACTTGGATCTTTGGTGTGTTTGATGACTCTAAAGCAAGTTTCACTCTTGCTTCATCTGATAAAGTGTCATGTGCGCATCCCGAGACTCTTATTCAAAACATCCTTTCAACACACTCCGCTCTTTTTGACTTTATAGTATACAAATGGAGAAGAGCAGTGATTTATAACCCCACCATCCTGTGACATTAAACACCTTTCTACTACTGTCCTACACTACTGTCTGTATCATGTGACGGTACTGTCCTACTGTCACATAATTAGGCATCTATATGTTTGTTGTATTTCTGTTAAGGTACTTTTGTGACAGTATCTtctgctatacaaataaaaatggaatagcgtataataagaataatgcttttgagagtgtgtgtgtgtttatattgttGACTTGAATGCTAAAGAAGTTGGCAGGTGTGAATTATCTTAAGAGGACATTCAGTGAGTCACGGCTGTTTTTGGAAAAAGGAAACACAGGGAACCCTGCTGGAGTTGCAAAAATCTTAGTTTGGCtcatacacttttttatttttccttcccTTTTTAAAAACAGGTCCACGATATATTCTATCCTTTTATTCAAACAAGTAATGATGAGCTCACCTTCCTGTGGGTGAATGAGTCAAAGACAGGCTTTTGCCATTTGTACAAAGTAACAAGCCTTCTCCAGCCCAGTTGCCACCAGTGGAGTCGGAACTCCAGTCCTTCTGAAGGTACATTTTCACAGTTACATTTGCTTTGCTTGTaagattatataaatatttttagctataacattatatattattttttgtgtgaCATTTTATTCCCCTAGATGATttcaaatgtcaaataaaagaAGAGTTGACCGTAACCAGTGGAGAATGGGAGGTGCTAGCTAGACATGGGTCAAAGGTCAGTTGTGTAGCCCCCAAATGCTATTGATATCTATGTAGTGCTGCTTGATTAATAGTTTCTCACACTTTAGCTTGTGTGTCTGCTTCAattccttttattctttttagaTCTGGGTAAATGAAGAGACAAAGTTGGTGTATTTCCAAGGCACCAAAGACACACCCCTGGAGCATCACCTGTACGTAGTAAGCTATGAGTCTCCAGGAGACATTGTCCGACTGACAAAGCCAGGCTTCTCACATAGCTGTTCTATTAGCCAGGTAAGTTTCAGGAACAGTTTGGGATGAGTTTCATGGGATATGTTTTTGCTCCCAGAAAAGTtagattttttgtgtgtatgtgtagcaTTAGTTCTCTACAAGTGTCCTTTATTTTTAGTTCATGCTGTTTAACTTGAGCACAGACTCGCATTATTTGCTGACAAGAATCTTCAAGTCTGCAGCATACAAGAATGTAGATCAGACTGTGATCGAATAAGTGATCAAATGTCATGTTT includes:
- the dpp9 gene encoding dipeptidyl peptidase 9 isoform X2; the protein is MSLEMAGLYVGCQILWRLVCQLMYRVKRVKLEDENEGSWKSFAAVKMTAVDDLSDSTEVVEMEDVPSQFFVEKHSWDGLREIIHGSRKYSGMIINKAPHDFQFVQKNDEFSPHSHRLYYLGMPYGSRENSLLYSEIPKKIRKEALLVLSWKQMLDHFQATPQHGVYSREEELLRERKRLGVFGITSYDYHAQSGLFLFQASNSLFYCHDGGRNGFIAAPMKPVEIKTQCSGIRMDPKICPGDPSFIAFVNNNDLWVTNFETREERRLTFCHKGLNNVKDDPKSAGVATFVIQEEFDRFTGYWWCPTVSEAADGGKIVQLLYEEVDESEVEIIHVPSPALEERKADVYRYPRTGSKNPQISLKLVEIRTDVGGEIVSTQNKELVLPFTTLFPGAEYIARAGWTRDGKYAWAVLLDRSQQKLQLVLLPPALFLSVSPEDPQWEEHVAAMPEGVQPFIIYEELTDIWINVHDIFYPFIQTSNDELTFLWVNESKTGFCHLYKVTSLLQPSCHQWSRNSSPSEDDFKCQIKEELTVTSGEWEVLARHGSKIWVNEETKLVYFQGTKDTPLEHHLYVVSYESPGDIVRLTKPGFSHSCSISQNFDMFISHYSNVSTPPCVHVYKLVGSDSDPLHKEPEFWASMMEAAGCPADYVPPEIFSFPAKSGFDLYGMLYKPHNLKPGKKHPAILFVYGGPQVQLVNNSYKGVKYLRLNTLASLGYAVVVIDGRGSCQRGLKFEGALKNKMGQVEIEDQVEGLQHVADKYKFIDLSRVAIHGWSYGGFLSLMGLIRRPNVFKVAIAGAPVTVWMAYDTGYTERYMDVPENNQQGYEAGSVALHVDKLPNEPNRLLILHGFLDENVHFFHTNFLVSQLIRAGKPYQLQIYPNERHSIRCPESGEHYEIMLLHFLQQNL
- the dpp9 gene encoding dipeptidyl peptidase 9 isoform X1, with product MSLEMAGLYVGCQILWRLVCQLMYRVKRVKLEDENEGSWKSFAAVKMTAVDDLSDSTEVVEMEDVPSQFFVEKHSWDGLREIIHGSRKYSGMIINKAPHDFQFVQKNDEFSPHSHRLYYLGMPYGSRENSLLYSEIPKKIRKEALLVLSWKQMLDHFQATPQHGVYSREEELLRERKRLGVFGITSYDYHAQSGLFLFQASNSLFYCHDGGRNGFIQAAPMKPVEIKTQCSGIRMDPKICPGDPSFIAFVNNNDLWVTNFETREERRLTFCHKGLNNVKDDPKSAGVATFVIQEEFDRFTGYWWCPTVSEAADGGKIVQLLYEEVDESEVEIIHVPSPALEERKADVYRYPRTGSKNPQISLKLVEIRTDVGGEIVSTQNKELVLPFTTLFPGAEYIARAGWTRDGKYAWAVLLDRSQQKLQLVLLPPALFLSVSPEDPQWEEHVAAMPEGVQPFIIYEELTDIWINVHDIFYPFIQTSNDELTFLWVNESKTGFCHLYKVTSLLQPSCHQWSRNSSPSEDDFKCQIKEELTVTSGEWEVLARHGSKIWVNEETKLVYFQGTKDTPLEHHLYVVSYESPGDIVRLTKPGFSHSCSISQNFDMFISHYSNVSTPPCVHVYKLVGSDSDPLHKEPEFWASMMEAAGCPADYVPPEIFSFPAKSGFDLYGMLYKPHNLKPGKKHPAILFVYGGPQVQLVNNSYKGVKYLRLNTLASLGYAVVVIDGRGSCQRGLKFEGALKNKMGQVEIEDQVEGLQHVADKYKFIDLSRVAIHGWSYGGFLSLMGLIRRPNVFKVAIAGAPVTVWMAYDTGYTERYMDVPENNQQGYEAGSVALHVDKLPNEPNRLLILHGFLDENVHFFHTNFLVSQLIRAGKPYQLQIYPNERHSIRCPESGEHYEIMLLHFLQQNL
- the dpp9 gene encoding dipeptidyl peptidase 9 isoform X3, producing the protein MYRVKRVKLEDENEGSWKSFAAVKMTAVDDLSDSTEVVEMEDVPSQFFVEKHSWDGLREIIHGSRKYSGMIINKAPHDFQFVQKNDEFSPHSHRLYYLGMPYGSRENSLLYSEIPKKIRKEALLVLSWKQMLDHFQATPQHGVYSREEELLRERKRLGVFGITSYDYHAQSGLFLFQASNSLFYCHDGGRNGFIQAAPMKPVEIKTQCSGIRMDPKICPGDPSFIAFVNNNDLWVTNFETREERRLTFCHKGLNNVKDDPKSAGVATFVIQEEFDRFTGYWWCPTVSEAADGGKIVQLLYEEVDESEVEIIHVPSPALEERKADVYRYPRTGSKNPQISLKLVEIRTDVGGEIVSTQNKELVLPFTTLFPGAEYIARAGWTRDGKYAWAVLLDRSQQKLQLVLLPPALFLSVSPEDPQWEEHVAAMPEGVQPFIIYEELTDIWINVHDIFYPFIQTSNDELTFLWVNESKTGFCHLYKVTSLLQPSCHQWSRNSSPSEDDFKCQIKEELTVTSGEWEVLARHGSKIWVNEETKLVYFQGTKDTPLEHHLYVVSYESPGDIVRLTKPGFSHSCSISQNFDMFISHYSNVSTPPCVHVYKLVGSDSDPLHKEPEFWASMMEAAGCPADYVPPEIFSFPAKSGFDLYGMLYKPHNLKPGKKHPAILFVYGGPQVQLVNNSYKGVKYLRLNTLASLGYAVVVIDGRGSCQRGLKFEGALKNKMGQVEIEDQVEGLQHVADKYKFIDLSRVAIHGWSYGGFLSLMGLIRRPNVFKVAIAGAPVTVWMAYDTGYTERYMDVPENNQQGYEAGSVALHVDKLPNEPNRLLILHGFLDENVHFFHTNFLVSQLIRAGKPYQLQIYPNERHSIRCPESGEHYEIMLLHFLQQNL